DNA sequence from the Archangium lipolyticum genome:
GCCGCTGCTCGCCTGGGTGATGCGCCTCAACCCCATGCGCTTCTCCGTGGAAGGCATCCGGCGCGCACTCTACGGCGCCGAGGCTTCACTCGCCGTGGGGACCGCCTCCTCCGGCGCGGGTCTCGAGGTTCCGGTGCTGCTCGCCTTCGCCACCGTCTTCCTGGCGCTGGCCGCCTTCAGCGTCAGCCGCCGTGAATGATGGGATGGTTTGTCCTGCGTTGACTTCCGGGTCCTCTCTTCTGCTACGACAGGAAGACCCAGTACATCAGGCAGCCCGCACCCGAGCCGGTACGTGGGGGCGCCACGAGGGAGAGTTCACATGAAGCTGCGTATGCTGGGCGTCACGGTGCTCGGTGCCGTGGGGCTCGCCGCCCTTCCGGCCTGCAAGGAAGAGCAGTCCGCGCCGGTCACCGGCCGGGCGTCCACCCCCCCGCCCTCCGCTCCGGCTCCGGCCGCGGTGAAGAAGGCCGAGGCCCCCGCGGAGGCTCCCGCCCCCGAGGTCGGTGGTGGCACCGTCCGAGGCACCGTCTCCTTCAAGGGCATGCCTCCCGCGGCGGCCCCGGTCGCGCCCAGCGAGGATCCCGCCTGTCAGGGCATGGCGCTGACGGACCAGTCCCTCCAGGTGAAGGACGGCAAGCTGGGCAACGTGCTCGTGCGCGTGCGCGGCCTGGTGCCCCGCTCGCGTCCGGCGAAGCCCGCGATCATCGACCAGCAGCAGTGCACCTACCTGCCGCGCGTGCAGGGCGTCGCCGCCGGTCAGCCCATCCTCATCAAGAACAGCGATGGCACGCTGCACAACGCGCGCGCGCTCGCCGGGGCGAAGACCCTCTTCAATGTGGCCCAGCCCCCCAACGGCAAGGCCGTGGAGCGCAACCTGCCCGCCGAGGCCGAGGTGGTCCGCCTCAAGTGCGACATCCACCCGTGGATGGTCTCCTGGGTGGTGGTGAATACCAATCCGTACTTCGCTACCTCCGGCGCCGATGGCTCCTTCTCCATCGAGCACCTGCCCGCCGGCAGCTACACCCTCGAGGCCTGGCACGAGACGCTCGGCACCCGGACCGCCGAGGTGTCCGTGAAGGAGGGCGAGGCCACCTCTGTCTCCTTCGAGTTCGCGGCGACCGCGCAGGCGAAGGGCTCCGCCACCGGGGGCATGAAGTAGGGGACGGATACCCTCACCCCGGCCCTCTCCCAGAGGGAGAGGGTGGTTGGTTTGGAACCCTCTCCCTTACGTTTGGGACGAGGGCCCCTCTCTCCGCAGGGTGAAGCCCACCCGGGCTCCTCCTCCCGGTCGGTTCTCCGCGAAGGTGTCGCCACCGTGCGCCCGGGCAATCCGCTGCACCAGCGCCAGCCCCAGTCCCAGCGAGCCCGCCTCTCGCGCCTCTCCGCCCCGATCCTTCCGGTAGAAGGGCTCGAAGATGCGCGTCTCCTCGCCGGGCAGCAGCCCCGGGCCCCGGTCATCCACGCAGAAGGCCAGTCGTCCGTCGCGCTCGAGCAGCCGCAGGGTCTCGGCGCCTTGTCCGTGCTTGCGTGCGTTGTCCAGCAGGTTGGCCAGTGCCCGCCCCAGCAGCGTGGCGTCCCCCACCAGCTTCGCGTCGGCCACCTCCACCGTCAGCGTCTCCACCGGCTGCCCCATCCGCTCCAGCGCCCGCACCGCCAGGTCCTTCCCATCCAACTCGCGAGCGCTCAGCTGCCCGAAGTCCAGCCGCGAGCTCGCCAGCAGCTCGCCCACCAGGGCGTCCAGCTCCACCACCTCGCGCTCCATCTGGTCCGCCGTGCGCTCCGGGCCTCCGGCGTCGCGCATCAGCTCCACCAGGACGCGCAGGCGCGCCAGCGGCGTGCGCAGCTCGTGTGACACCGCCGCCAGCAGCTCGCGCTGGTCCGCCATCTGCCGCTCGATGCGAGAGGCCATCTCGTTGAAGGCCTCGGCCAGCACGGACATCTCCCCGGTGGCGTGCCGGCCCAACTGCACGCGCGCGTCCAGCTTGCCCTCACCGAGCTCCTGTGCGGCCCGTGCCAGTGTGTCCAGCGGGCGTGACAGCTGCCGGGCGAGCCACCCCGTGGCCATCCACAGCGTGGCTCCGGCCAGCAGCAGCACCATGGGCCCCCGCCAGGGTTGCCGGGGCCGGAAGCGTCCGTAGCAGGCCTTCGCCGTGCCGAGCTTCACGCCCTCGCGCTCCACCGGCACGGTGAGCTCCGAGTGGGGGGAGCAGGGCCCGCCGGTGCGCACCAGCAGGGCCCCGGAGGCATCTCGCAGCTCCACGTCGAAGCCCAGGTCCCGGGTGACCGACCGGACGAGCGCGTCCCGGCGCGCGGGCTCGTCCCACACCGCGGCGAGCTGGTGGCTGACGAAGGTGCGCACGCGCTCCGTCTCTTGATGCCAGGGGGAGCCGCCCATCAGGCCGCCCATCACGCTCATCACCGTGCCCACCACCAGGACGGTGATGAAGATGGACACGCCGAACCAGACGAAGAGCCGCCGGCGCAGGTGGGCCCGGATGAACCAGCCCAGCCGGCTCATGGGCCCTCGCCGCCGGGCCCAGCCCCCATGCCCGTGAGGCGGATGGCCCGGGTGGAAGC
Encoded proteins:
- a CDS encoding sensor histidine kinase; this translates as MRRHSRFHPGHPPHGHGGWARRRGPMSRLGWFIRAHLRRRLFVWFGVSIFITVLVVGTVMSVMGGLMGGSPWHQETERVRTFVSHQLAAVWDEPARRDALVRSVTRDLGFDVELRDASGALLVRTGGPCSPHSELTVPVEREGVKLGTAKACYGRFRPRQPWRGPMVLLLAGATLWMATGWLARQLSRPLDTLARAAQELGEGKLDARVQLGRHATGEMSVLAEAFNEMASRIERQMADQRELLAAVSHELRTPLARLRVLVELMRDAGGPERTADQMEREVVELDALVGELLASSRLDFGQLSARELDGKDLAVRALERMGQPVETLTVEVADAKLVGDATLLGRALANLLDNARKHGQGAETLRLLERDGRLAFCVDDRGPGLLPGEETRIFEPFYRKDRGGEAREAGSLGLGLALVQRIARAHGGDTFAENRPGGGARVGFTLRREGPSSQT
- a CDS encoding carboxypeptidase regulatory-like domain-containing protein translates to MKLRMLGVTVLGAVGLAALPACKEEQSAPVTGRASTPPPSAPAPAAVKKAEAPAEAPAPEVGGGTVRGTVSFKGMPPAAAPVAPSEDPACQGMALTDQSLQVKDGKLGNVLVRVRGLVPRSRPAKPAIIDQQQCTYLPRVQGVAAGQPILIKNSDGTLHNARALAGAKTLFNVAQPPNGKAVERNLPAEAEVVRLKCDIHPWMVSWVVVNTNPYFATSGADGSFSIEHLPAGSYTLEAWHETLGTRTAEVSVKEGEATSVSFEFAATAQAKGSATGGMK